Proteins found in one Xenopus laevis strain J_2021 chromosome 1L, Xenopus_laevis_v10.1, whole genome shotgun sequence genomic segment:
- the LOC108713400 gene encoding survival of motor neuron protein isoform X1 produces MAACDREILYHNKDSSQSEDIDEWDDAALIKSYEKAVQSFQDMLRCSDKNRRQEGASAAGDKRETNRETEWGREGHKDMQKEEAEKWNKKQKAQPPPPFIHPSSLSSSQPLHSKWKVGDACSAVWSEDGCVYPATVLSIERETGTCVVQYNGYGNTERHQLDEIVSVGSSEDSTPPVRQWKVGDRCSVQWSEDGQIYSAIIRSVDEVLGTCVVVYEGYKNEEVQNLAELMPPTSALPRSRSKKQASPARLGLDSSGDEEDTDWQYTCRSSTSSPDIARNWRKQGKKSDWLYTFPPPPPPPPPPPPPPPSLPPPPPPKGCFWPPPPPPVRAHLPAWHNWPPSAPLPPPPPPPPFFSTDWEDYDEDEQEDEDVLACMLMAWYMTGYHTGFYKGLKQGRAEALRPNLKKVSRRK; encoded by the exons AGCGAAGATATTGATGAGTGGGATGATGCTGCCCTCATTAAATCCTATGAAAAGGCAGTACAATCCTTCCAG GACATGTTAAGATGCAGCGACAAGAATAGGAGACAAGAGGGGGCCTCTGCTGCAGGGGACAAGCGGGAAACAAATCGGGAAACAGAATGGGGAAGAGAGGGCCACAAGGACATGCAAAAAGAGGAGGCTGAAAAGTGGAACAAGAAACAGAAGGCACAACCACCCCCTCCTTTCATCCATCCTTCGTCTCTCTCCTCCTCTCAGCCCCTTCATTCAAAA TGGAAAGTAGGGGATGCCTGCAGTGCTGTATGGTCAGAGGATGGATGTGTATATCCAGCAACAGTTTTATCCATTGAGCGAGAGACTGGGACATGTGTGGTACAATATAATGGATATGGAAATACAGAAAGACACCAGCTGGATGAAATAGTATCAGTGGGGAGTAGTGAGGATAGTACCCCCCCTGTTAGACAA tGGAAAGTTGGTGATCGTTGTTCAGTGCAGTGGTCTGAGGATGGACAGATCTATTCTGCTATCATTCGCTCAGTGGATGAGGTGCTGGGCACCTGTGTGGTGGTGTATGAGGGGTATAAGAATGAGGAGGTGCAGAATTTGGCTGAGCTGATGCCCCCAACCAGTGCCCTCCCTCGCAGTCGCAGCAAGAAGCAGGCGAGTCCTGCACGTCTAGGACTGGACAGCTCAGGG GATGAGGAGGACACTGATTGGCAGTATACATGCAGAAGTTCCACCTCATCCCCTGATATTGCACGAAATTGGaggaaacaaggaaaaaaatctgactggCTATAtaccttccctcctcccccaccaCCGCCACCTCCTCCGCCCCCACCACCTCCttcactacctcctcctccacccCCAAAG GGTTGTTTTTGGCCcccacctcctcctcctgtgaGGGCCCATCTACCAGCATGGCACAACTGGCCTCCG TCTGCACCATTACCCCCTCCTCCTCCGCCACCTCCTTTCTTTAGCACAGACTGGGAGGATTATGATGAGGATGAACAAGAAGATGAAGATGTTTTAGCCTGTATGCTAATGGCTTGGTATATGACTGGGTATCACACCGGCTTCTACAAG GGTCTCAAACAAGGAAGGGCAGAGGCCTTGAGACCCAACCTAAAAAAAGTATCAAGGAGAAAATAG
- the LOC108713400 gene encoding survival motor neuron protein isoform X2, with amino-acid sequence MAACDREILYHNKDSSQSEDIDEWDDAALIKSYEKAVQSFQDMLRCSDKNRRQEGASAAGDKRETNRETEWGREGHKDMQKEEAEKWNKKQKAQPPPPFIHPSSLSSSQPLHSKWKVGDACSAVWSEDGCVYPATVLSIERETGTCVVQYNGYGNTERHQLDEIVSVGSSEDSTPPVRQWKVGDRCSVQWSEDGQIYSAIIRSVDEVLGTCVVVYEGYKNEEVQNLAELMPPTSALPRSRSKKQDEEDTDWQYTCRSSTSSPDIARNWRKQGKKSDWLYTFPPPPPPPPPPPPPPPSLPPPPPPKGCFWPPPPPPVRAHLPAWHNWPPSAPLPPPPPPPPFFSTDWEDYDEDEQEDEDVLACMLMAWYMTGYHTGFYKGLKQGRAEALRPNLKKVSRRK; translated from the exons AGCGAAGATATTGATGAGTGGGATGATGCTGCCCTCATTAAATCCTATGAAAAGGCAGTACAATCCTTCCAG GACATGTTAAGATGCAGCGACAAGAATAGGAGACAAGAGGGGGCCTCTGCTGCAGGGGACAAGCGGGAAACAAATCGGGAAACAGAATGGGGAAGAGAGGGCCACAAGGACATGCAAAAAGAGGAGGCTGAAAAGTGGAACAAGAAACAGAAGGCACAACCACCCCCTCCTTTCATCCATCCTTCGTCTCTCTCCTCCTCTCAGCCCCTTCATTCAAAA TGGAAAGTAGGGGATGCCTGCAGTGCTGTATGGTCAGAGGATGGATGTGTATATCCAGCAACAGTTTTATCCATTGAGCGAGAGACTGGGACATGTGTGGTACAATATAATGGATATGGAAATACAGAAAGACACCAGCTGGATGAAATAGTATCAGTGGGGAGTAGTGAGGATAGTACCCCCCCTGTTAGACAA tGGAAAGTTGGTGATCGTTGTTCAGTGCAGTGGTCTGAGGATGGACAGATCTATTCTGCTATCATTCGCTCAGTGGATGAGGTGCTGGGCACCTGTGTGGTGGTGTATGAGGGGTATAAGAATGAGGAGGTGCAGAATTTGGCTGAGCTGATGCCCCCAACCAGTGCCCTCCCTCGCAGTCGCAGCAAGAAGCAG GATGAGGAGGACACTGATTGGCAGTATACATGCAGAAGTTCCACCTCATCCCCTGATATTGCACGAAATTGGaggaaacaaggaaaaaaatctgactggCTATAtaccttccctcctcccccaccaCCGCCACCTCCTCCGCCCCCACCACCTCCttcactacctcctcctccacccCCAAAG GGTTGTTTTTGGCCcccacctcctcctcctgtgaGGGCCCATCTACCAGCATGGCACAACTGGCCTCCG TCTGCACCATTACCCCCTCCTCCTCCGCCACCTCCTTTCTTTAGCACAGACTGGGAGGATTATGATGAGGATGAACAAGAAGATGAAGATGTTTTAGCCTGTATGCTAATGGCTTGGTATATGACTGGGTATCACACCGGCTTCTACAAG GGTCTCAAACAAGGAAGGGCAGAGGCCTTGAGACCCAACCTAAAAAAAGTATCAAGGAGAAAATAG
- the LOC108713400 gene encoding survival motor neuron protein isoform X3 codes for MAACDREILYHNKDSSQSEDIDEWDDAALIKSYEKAVQSFQDMLRCSDKNRRQEGASAAGDKRETNRETEWGREGHKDMQKEEAEKWNKKQKAQPPPPFIHPSSLSSSQPLHSKWKVGDACSAVWSEDGCVYPATVLSIERETGTCVVQYNGYGNTERHQLDEIVSVGSSEDSTPPVRQDEEDTDWQYTCRSSTSSPDIARNWRKQGKKSDWLYTFPPPPPPPPPPPPPPPSLPPPPPPKGCFWPPPPPPVRAHLPAWHNWPPSAPLPPPPPPPPFFSTDWEDYDEDEQEDEDVLACMLMAWYMTGYHTGFYKGLKQGRAEALRPNLKKVSRRK; via the exons AGCGAAGATATTGATGAGTGGGATGATGCTGCCCTCATTAAATCCTATGAAAAGGCAGTACAATCCTTCCAG GACATGTTAAGATGCAGCGACAAGAATAGGAGACAAGAGGGGGCCTCTGCTGCAGGGGACAAGCGGGAAACAAATCGGGAAACAGAATGGGGAAGAGAGGGCCACAAGGACATGCAAAAAGAGGAGGCTGAAAAGTGGAACAAGAAACAGAAGGCACAACCACCCCCTCCTTTCATCCATCCTTCGTCTCTCTCCTCCTCTCAGCCCCTTCATTCAAAA TGGAAAGTAGGGGATGCCTGCAGTGCTGTATGGTCAGAGGATGGATGTGTATATCCAGCAACAGTTTTATCCATTGAGCGAGAGACTGGGACATGTGTGGTACAATATAATGGATATGGAAATACAGAAAGACACCAGCTGGATGAAATAGTATCAGTGGGGAGTAGTGAGGATAGTACCCCCCCTGTTAGACAA GATGAGGAGGACACTGATTGGCAGTATACATGCAGAAGTTCCACCTCATCCCCTGATATTGCACGAAATTGGaggaaacaaggaaaaaaatctgactggCTATAtaccttccctcctcccccaccaCCGCCACCTCCTCCGCCCCCACCACCTCCttcactacctcctcctccacccCCAAAG GGTTGTTTTTGGCCcccacctcctcctcctgtgaGGGCCCATCTACCAGCATGGCACAACTGGCCTCCG TCTGCACCATTACCCCCTCCTCCTCCGCCACCTCCTTTCTTTAGCACAGACTGGGAGGATTATGATGAGGATGAACAAGAAGATGAAGATGTTTTAGCCTGTATGCTAATGGCTTGGTATATGACTGGGTATCACACCGGCTTCTACAAG GGTCTCAAACAAGGAAGGGCAGAGGCCTTGAGACCCAACCTAAAAAAAGTATCAAGGAGAAAATAG